The following proteins come from a genomic window of Abditibacteriaceae bacterium:
- a CDS encoding PilZ domain-containing protein, which yields MNFNDSTQTPLPHQTQPYFSPSDSQFSEGDLSTTSQSERRRNQRIPVSAWAQVRGSDPTGARFEASHDAAQLQDLSANGLRLSLQHAVGLGQRLFIVFPGVLSMLAGKDVPSSTRLAPASIAVIGIVRRCRAGDTGCQVGVEIVRHRFVYSA from the coding sequence TTGAACTTTAACGACTCGACACAAACACCACTGCCACACCAGACGCAGCCTTATTTTTCGCCCTCAGATTCGCAATTCTCCGAGGGCGATTTGTCAACAACATCGCAAAGTGAGCGGCGCCGGAATCAACGGATTCCGGTGTCGGCATGGGCGCAGGTGCGCGGCAGCGACCCCACCGGTGCGCGCTTTGAGGCCAGTCACGACGCAGCCCAGCTGCAAGACCTCAGTGCCAACGGCTTGCGGCTCTCGCTCCAACACGCGGTCGGACTAGGCCAACGCCTTTTCATTGTTTTTCCCGGCGTGCTCAGCATGCTAGCCGGCAAAGACGTTCCGAGCAGCACCCGTTTGGCACCGGCATCTATTGCGGTTATCGGCATTGTACGGCGTTGCCGCGCCGGTGACACCGGTTGTCAGGTGGGAGTTGAAATCGTGCGGCATCGCTTTGTTTATAGCGCGTGA
- a CDS encoding response regulator transcription factor has translation MSERFSLSCARILLVDDHVIIRAGLRMLIETRRGFEIVGECDNRCDALALAEEKCPDIILLDLALGEENGLDFLSELLETTKGKSRVILLTGDHDSQKHAQAVRLGALGVVLKDRAPDVLLRAIEKVSLGEVWLERNMMATALTHMWQSQQPVTLDPEAEKIASLTEREREVIELIAKGLKNQQIGDALFISEPTVRRHLGSIFAKLDISDRLGLLVYAFQHNILTPPKQN, from the coding sequence TTGAGCGAACGCTTCTCCCTTTCTTGCGCGCGTATTCTCCTCGTTGATGACCATGTCATTATTCGTGCGGGATTGCGGATGCTCATCGAAACGCGTCGCGGTTTTGAGATCGTGGGTGAATGTGATAATCGTTGTGACGCGCTCGCTCTGGCCGAAGAGAAATGCCCCGATATTATTCTTTTAGACCTGGCTTTGGGTGAAGAAAACGGCCTCGACTTTCTCAGCGAACTGCTGGAAACAACTAAGGGCAAAAGCCGCGTTATCTTGCTGACGGGCGACCACGATTCTCAAAAGCACGCGCAGGCGGTTCGTCTGGGAGCGCTTGGCGTCGTGCTCAAAGACCGCGCGCCCGATGTCTTGCTGCGCGCTATCGAGAAAGTCAGCCTCGGCGAAGTGTGGCTGGAGCGCAACATGATGGCGACGGCGCTTACGCATATGTGGCAAAGCCAGCAGCCGGTAACTCTTGACCCTGAAGCCGAGAAAATCGCGTCTCTCACCGAACGGGAACGAGAGGTTATCGAACTCATAGCCAAGGGCTTGAAAAATCAGCAAATCGGTGACGCTCTTTTTATCAGCGAGCCGACAGTGCGGCGTCATCTTGGTTCCATCTTCGCCAAGCTCGACATTTCCGACCGTCTCGGTCTGCTGGTTTATGCGTTTCAACACAACATTCTGACCCCACCCAAACAAAACTAA